The Myxococcus fulvus genome has a window encoding:
- a CDS encoding HEAT repeat domain-containing protein: MTDWRAERDRALLALENEKRPAFRAEAAEQLHHLAAEVPSRAPEFTEVVPRMLSDAQPEVKRSGIALATVVLPQEEAIALLISRLRDEESLVRLEATGRLADMARPELRGALAGMLEDSVPEVRFEAARGIAALKHPAGLEVLIDALDADLLRFRALGALAELEDARALPAVKRLFGRWLLPAFDKTQAAGVLARLGDADGAAHLLQRTRKKWSQDRALAVELLGEVKAPGALERLKAILDEPKDSCRGAAARGLGRLGDERALPWLLALLRDVNAQEEDRLDAADGLWRLGVPEGREHVRAAVSTFTSPEARQELDDLFQEGT, encoded by the coding sequence GTGACGGATTGGCGTGCGGAGCGGGACCGGGCCTTGCTGGCACTCGAGAACGAGAAGCGCCCCGCGTTTCGCGCGGAGGCGGCCGAGCAACTCCATCACCTCGCGGCGGAGGTGCCCTCGCGCGCGCCCGAGTTCACGGAGGTGGTGCCGAGGATGCTGTCGGACGCGCAGCCCGAGGTGAAGCGCTCGGGCATCGCGCTGGCCACCGTGGTGCTGCCTCAAGAAGAGGCGATCGCGCTGCTCATCTCGCGGCTTCGCGATGAGGAGTCGCTGGTGCGCCTGGAGGCCACGGGCCGACTGGCGGACATGGCCCGTCCCGAGCTGCGCGGTGCGCTCGCGGGCATGCTGGAGGACTCCGTCCCGGAGGTGCGCTTCGAGGCCGCGAGAGGCATCGCCGCCCTCAAGCACCCCGCGGGGCTCGAGGTGCTCATCGACGCGCTGGACGCGGACCTGCTCCGCTTCCGTGCCCTGGGCGCCCTGGCTGAGCTCGAGGACGCTCGCGCGCTGCCCGCGGTGAAGCGCCTGTTCGGCCGCTGGCTGCTTCCCGCCTTCGACAAGACGCAGGCCGCGGGAGTCCTCGCCCGACTGGGTGACGCCGACGGCGCGGCGCACCTGCTCCAGCGCACGCGCAAGAAGTGGAGTCAGGACCGCGCGCTCGCGGTGGAGCTGCTCGGCGAGGTGAAGGCACCCGGCGCGCTGGAGCGACTCAAAGCCATCCTCGATGAGCCGAAGGACTCCTGCCGCGGCGCCGCCGCGCGCGGCCTGGGACGCCTGGGTGACGAGCGGGCCCTGCCCTGGCTGCTCGCGCTGCTGCGGGACGTGAACGCCCAGGAAGAGGACCGGTTGGACGCGGCGGACGGCCTCTGGAGGCTGGGCGTGCCCGAGGGCCGCGAGCACGTGCGCGCGGCGGTGAGCACCTTCACCTCACCCGAGGCACGGCAGGAACTGGACGACCTGTTTCAGGAGGGGACATGA